The Rhodococcus sp. B50 DNA window GCCATCCCGGAGAAGGTCACCGCCCCCGACGGCAGCCCGGTCAACGCGGTGCGCGGGTTCGTGGACATGGTGGCCGCGCTGATCCGCGCCCACCACCCCACCCGGCTGGTGGTGTGCCTGGACCTGGACTGGCGCCCCGCCTTCCGCGTCGCGGCGATCCCCGGCTACAAGGCGCACCGGGTCGCCGCCGGTTCCGACGGCACCGTCGAGGAGGTCCCGCCCGCGCTGCTGCCGCAGGTGCCGGTGATCCTCGAGGTGCTCGCCGCCGCCGGCATCGCCACCGGCGGCGCGGCCGGTTTCGAGGCCGACGACGTGCTCGGCACCCTCGCCGCCCAGGAGAGAACCGACCGGGTGATCGTGGTCAGCGGCGACCGCGACCTGCTGCAGGTGGTCACCGACAGCCCGGTGCCGGTGCGGGTGCTCTACGCCGGTCGCGGCCTGGCCAAGGCGGAGCTGTTCGATCCGGCGCTGGTCGCCGACCGCTACGGGGTGCCGGCCGCGCGGGCGGGCGCGGCCTACGCCGAACTCGCGGCGCTGCGCGGGGATCCCTCGGACGGGTTGCCCGGCGTCAAGGGGGTCGGCGAGAAGACCGCCGCGGCGCTGCTGCAGCAGTACGGCTCCCTCGACGCGGTGCGCGCCGCAGCGCTCGACGAGTCGTCGTCGCTGGCGAAGGGCATGCGGGTGAAACTCGCCGCCGCGGCGGACTATCTGGATGCGGCGATGCCGGTGGTACGGGTCGCCACCGACGCGGACGTGGTCCTGTCCCGCCCCGACGTGCTGCCGACCGCACCGGCCGACCCCGGGCAGCTCACGGCGCTGGCGCAGCGGTGGGGTCTGGAACGGCCGGTGTCCGCGCTGGTCGCGGCCCTGGCCGACCGCTGACCCGGCTCGGTCAGTTGGGGCGGCCCACCTCGTAGGTGCCGTTGTCGTCGGTGACGGTGACGGTCACCTCCCGGAACTGGCCGTC harbors:
- a CDS encoding 5'-3' exonuclease, which gives rise to MWSVTAPENPTPAPDPTLMLLDGASLWFRAFHAIPEKVTAPDGSPVNAVRGFVDMVAALIRAHHPTRLVVCLDLDWRPAFRVAAIPGYKAHRVAAGSDGTVEEVPPALLPQVPVILEVLAAAGIATGGAAGFEADDVLGTLAAQERTDRVIVVSGDRDLLQVVTDSPVPVRVLYAGRGLAKAELFDPALVADRYGVPAARAGAAYAELAALRGDPSDGLPGVKGVGEKTAAALLQQYGSLDAVRAAALDESSSLAKGMRVKLAAAADYLDAAMPVVRVATDADVVLSRPDVLPTAPADPGQLTALAQRWGLERPVSALVAALADR